One genomic window of Elusimicrobiota bacterium includes the following:
- a CDS encoding peptidylprolyl isomerase → MNRIKIIAALAIFLSTGALMAADGWKKQAGTYAVIETELGTIVCKLFPEKAPETVANFVGLAEGTKEFKDIKTGEMVKRPFYDGIVFHRVIPDFMIQTGDPKGQGTGGPGYQFEDEFDKSLRFDRKGILAMANSGPGTNGSQFFITVAPTTWLNDRHSIFGEVVEGQSVADAISKAPRDPNDRPTKTLSMKKVTIERVK, encoded by the coding sequence ATGAATCGAATAAAAATCATCGCCGCTCTGGCGATATTCTTAAGCACAGGAGCACTTATGGCCGCTGACGGTTGGAAAAAACAAGCAGGAACCTACGCTGTGATCGAAACAGAATTGGGCACCATCGTTTGTAAATTGTTTCCGGAGAAGGCGCCGGAGACCGTGGCGAACTTTGTTGGACTCGCCGAAGGGACGAAAGAATTCAAAGATATTAAGACGGGAGAAATGGTTAAACGTCCTTTCTATGACGGCATTGTCTTTCATCGTGTGATCCCGGATTTCATGATCCAAACAGGGGATCCCAAGGGGCAGGGGACGGGCGGGCCGGGCTACCAATTCGAAGACGAGTTCGATAAATCCCTGCGGTTTGACCGCAAGGGCATTTTGGCCATGGCGAACTCGGGGCCGGGAACAAACGGGTCCCAATTCTTCATTACCGTGGCACCCACGACCTGGTTGAACGACCGTCATTCCATCTTCGGCGAAGTGGTCGAAGGCCAATCGGTGGCGGACGCGATCTCCAAAGCGCCCCGGGATCCCAACGATCGTCCTACAAAGACCCTGTCCATGAAGAAAGTGACCATTGAACGGGTAAAATAA